The DNA region ggACATGCTTGAAAACTTCTATCAGAAATTAATCCTCAAATGTATTTTTACCTTCCTcacctgaggtaaggctataatcctgcttggaaaatgaacttcttttagAAACGTCGTAcatccaccttcatgtatacctatcgactcagaatcgaaaactgaacttatGTCTGTGTGTGACCACAATTCTTACTCGGCTTTCTCAGCACTGCACAGTGAACAAAAACGGGAgaaaaaacggatcttttgatgccgttagtttctgcctgtcaaaagtatcatttttaatgtaaaaaattacgaggaatcGTTTGGTGGTTCTCTCATTAGGGGCAAATGTCGAgaagtggtccattttaccccattttgccttttttagagtgttttttctcgaatatcttcaactgccgtagtttgccgcacttctaaagtatcttattttatgtaaaaaatcacgataaatcgattggtgacactcCGATTGGTGGCAAATGACGGCAAAGGCCCATTTCGCCCCATTTAACTCCTTTCTCttgtgtttttcgaaaataccttgAAATGAGATTATGTCTTACAGTTTAAACGtatattattttatgtagaaaatcacaaggACTCGATTGAGAACACTCTAATTAGCGGCAAATGACGACAAGGGCCTACTTTGCCCATTTCATGTGTTTTTAGTCAATATATTAAACGTGTCGTGATTTCCAATACAGTTTCCAAGAATGTTACTGTAGTATGCACAGTACGTTCAAGATATTCACGAAAAACATCTCAAGAGGGAGAAAATGGGAACTTGTTGCCATTTGCCGCAATTTAGAgtgttgccacattgcttaagcagtgtctccgtctcttctggaaaaagtctgtattaattatgttgctgaatacatcattttgtctcgacaaagatttacacgaactttttactgaaatacacAACTCATGagacattgtttactaagactagggggacagcatgcaattccatcttgcacttaatgttggcatatcagcacttttaaatccaaagcccccccccccccctcttctaatttattttggagagttggtaaaaaagaatataaaatgtctgttatggtaaaaacaataattataaaaaaataaataagaaaaattaaaaaaaaactttaaataatttgtaaCTACAACCTgtaatacaacatgaatgtgaggaaggcaccaaccaccttaaagtggattaagtaacgtttttatataATTATTATATTCTTGTCACCGAATAAAGTTAGCCATTTGTCTTTTAAAGTTTCAAATAATAGTtggatttaataaaataaatcttgCACTCATATTTTCTTGATAAAATATAGTTTATCCTGATCAAGAATAAACaagtttaaattatgttttattggGGCTACCAAGAGATTTTCAATAAAGCTATAAATTTGATAGCTTTAGAATAAGGTCTATTAGATCTCTTGAGAGTATCTGGAGAGTCCGTTAAAAATCAACAGCAATACTGTTTGGCTCTAGAACTCTCCTGAAATATGATCTTGACAACCTCCTAAAATGGTCCATTTTACACTTAATGCTGCTTTAACTCTTCTTTATTGCTGCTTTCAGGATAAAGCGGTTTTTGCTCGAATCTTTCCAGAGACTCTTAAAATATACTTCCAGAGTGAATTAAAACCTTAATTGTTACTTAGGCTGAGAGAATTCCTTAGATGGAAACTATCTTAAGAAATACAgatttgtcgatttttttccCCGTAAGTTTGTGTTATTTGTATCAATATTTCGTCAAGTGTGAGATCCTGATGTGAAATTTAACGCTCTAGAATGTTGTCAAAGAGTGCAAAGCGATCCAAGTTGACCCTGGAAAGTTATTCGCAAATTTAAGaacacatttttgtatgaaaatatttttttcggaaacttTAACGATCTATCTAcctctaaaacttaaccttaCTTTTGGACCACTAAACATAAAACATGGAAGGAagtaaagtttgtcaaaatcgagttattgttatacagtcgactctcttgCAATCAAGTCTtccttttgcatcgttctgtaaactgatgattctcttcctcgacggtcccttggatattgacaaccagagagtcgactgtactcaaaaaaattgtttttgttatatgGGTATCatacaatagttttttttgtaaaaaaaaatgaaattattcgtattttttttaaatgacgaagttttgcaaaaatgtggagtgttttttaaaaaattgtgctgtttatttttaaatgtataaaaaaaaatctcgatcataTGATATCCGTATACCACGAACagtaatttttcgtttttttcaagaaacattgcatttttgaaatacaggaaaaaaagattttgaataACCACCGAAGCAACATTtgaatacactttttttttgctcgcctGTAAGTATTCAGTGATTGAATATTTACAGCAGCtgtgaaaaattaaatgtttacaATTAGCTGACCTTGAGTTTACAAAGAAtgcaagatttttttccgaggtaattatgaaattttggtgCGAACTTGTATATGGctttatttttaatcacatttaaTGTTTCgcgaaaatcttctttttgcgttacgtaataatagAACGCTTTCTTATATGTTTTATATTACCACTGTAGCTTTTATTCTCTTTGTCAGTCGCTCTCTTTCACTCTTGGTCAACACGGCAGACGTGTTGCCAGTTTTTTGACAATTTACAACAGTGTTGCTAGTGGTAGCTGGTAATCAGCTCTATAACGGCTGTTATCAAGGCAGTTATTTTAGAGCTTAATTGCTTTTATCTGTGCCGTTTTACAGCTGATTAGCTGGTGAATGCAGTTTTGCATCTGATTTATGATTTCTATAAtaatgctggatggttacttgggtagtagaaagaagaaaaacataTATCAATAGaattgaaataatgaaaaaatagcaACAAATATTGATAACTGTACCACTTCATCCTTCATCCAGCGGTGACGATCCTTATACTCATTCACAAAACAacgacgtcgtcgtcggagTCGGATGGCTGGATGGATTGGTCGAGGAAAAGCGAAGCAATTTTCACTCCGCCCCCCGAAAATGCTATTTTAGTGCTGGCCTGGTGATGAAACTTGAAGCTGATGAGTGCAAGGaacgaggaaaaaaaaaacgaggagaAAATTTGCAAATTCGCCAGAAGGAAGGATTGTTTGGAAAGTACtttgtttgaattattttagCTGCCGGGAAGTTTGCACCCTGGCGCAGCAACCTTCCCCACCCCCTCTTGAGTCCCGCAAGTTGTGCCAGCCAGTGAGGTATGCTTTTGATGGAAGGATTAATTGCTGGCGTGGCTGAGTGGCTTGGGAAAAACTGTACGAAGCAATGGGGAGgtttggagggggggggggggagatggTGAGAAGTTTTACGAAATTTTGAGTTGGAAATTTCAACGAGCGTAGTGAAAAGCAAAGGAAGTTGGCATCACATTTTGTTTGAATAAGTGGGTGCAGATACTGTAGTTTCTATTGTTTCAACTATTCAAGTTTAaaaccatttgaaaattactcTGTATTTAAGACTAACAAAATGCTGTTCTCTTTCTCCTTGCAGATCTTCACCTCGAAGGCGGACCTGCAGCTGCACACGCAGATCCACATGCGCGAGGCGAAACCGTACAAATGTTCGCAGTGCAACAAGGCGTTCGCCAACTCGAGCTATCTGTCGCAGCACACGCGGATACATCTCGGCATCAAGCCGTACCGCTGCGAGATCTGCCAGCGCAAGTTCACCCAGCTGAGCCACCTGCAGCAGCACATCCGGACGCACACCGGCGATAAACCGTACAAATGTCGCCACGTGGGCTGTCAGAAGGCGTTCTCACAGCTGTCAAACCTGCAGTCGCACTCGCGCTGTCACCAGACGGACAAACCGTTCAAGTGCAACTCGTGCTACAAGTGCTTCTCGGACGAACCATCGCTGCTCGAGCACATCCCGAAGCACAAGGAGTCCAAGCACCTGAAGACGCACATCTGCCAGTACTGCGGCAAGTCGTACACCCAGGAGACGTACCTGTCGAAGCACATGCAGAAGCACGCCGAGCGGACGGACAAGCGGCCACCGATCGGAGCCCGGAGCAGCAACGCCTCGATCAACCTGGCCGCTGGAAATAGCAACAACAGTACCAGCAACAACAACTCTTCATCGACCGCAACTACGGTCGTTCCACCGGCCATGACAAACTCCGGAGGAGGTAGCGGCGGCGCCGAGACTCCGTACTGGCCCAAGGTCAGTCCCGACTCGGCGGCCACCATGACGGACGTCatgcaacaacagcaacaacaacaacaatcccaacaacaacaacaccatgaCTTTAGCTTGACCCAGAACGGCACCAACCAAACCCCGAACGGTCACTCCAGCGGCGATCTACACCACCACCGCGGTGGCGATGAACCCGTCGAAGATCTGGTCGCCAGCGGCGGCCGTCAAAATGGCGGCGGCATGAACGGCACCGGCCAAATCTCCCTCCCCACGTCCTCAACCCCGATGTCGGCCGCCAGCGGTTACGACACCAGCATAGCGACGAAAGCGACCTCCAACTCGGCGTTCACGCCGATCCAGGCGATGCCGCCCGGCCATCTGAACAGTCTGCAGCACCACCATCAGCAGTTGGCGCAGAGGCCGTCCTATCTGTACGATGCGATCAGCTTCGGCCAGGGCCAGAAGTCGATGCAGCAGAGTCCGTCGAACGCGTTCCCGAATCAGCTGATTTCGCTGCACCAGATTCGGAACTATGCGCACCAGCCGGGTGGGGGAGGCGGGGGGTTGATGGCCGGGGAGCACTTGCTCGGGGTGACGGTGGGGGCAGGGGGGAAGGATAAGGGTTAAGAGTGGGGAAAAGAacatgaaaaatgaggaaaatcgAATTTGACTGACAAATGGATGTTATCCTGTTGCACGTGGATTTTtggcctaatttttttttttttaagaggatGAGGGAAATTCTTGGTTCTATCTCCGCAAGATATGGCATAAGCTGTTGTTAGCATcgagcgattttgacattttaagcgTGCGTTACGCCGTTACCATTTGTAACGTCCTCAATGCTTGAAAATCTGGATTAACGGCAGTCTTGCCTTCCttccaataaaaaatatcagattGGTTCATATTCCTTAACATTTCATCTTCCAACCCCCAAAAGCTCACTGGTTCTCTAGGGATGTCTAAATAATGAAACTTGGCAGAACTAAATTTGATCATATCTGTTATTTTTGCGATGTTTTTCTCCATATTTTTTGAGTGTGAGAAAAATCGCCCAAAATTTTGCAGGCGAGCAATTTCTAAATTCGAAAtctataactttaaaaaaagttaccttaaaatggcaataacgtaaaaacggtgcacttaatcaaaatttcactgaagtactttttgatggcatattcgattttacatcgaaacatgaagttgaaaaatttttgcgaccaatattccgatttttttttaaaaatcaatttttaaaaattcacgatattttgcacaacctggaaatttctgaaaagttggcatttgatgtaccctaaaacatattagaaaaaaaagtagataaaaatagtgttttttttttttgcaaatcaagttttagtgacaaaatgtgaaattaaaaataaccatcattttttttaccttgtatcatttttttcagtgtagtccttattcatacctacaactttgccgaaggcaccaatttgatcaaaaaattccttcaaaagatacagaatttttaattttctcacatcatttttgtatagacagctgacAAATCTGTATGGAAAACcaaatggacaaacttatgaatcaaaatggcttctttgtttcaagtcggattaaaaaatacaaataataaaatttaaaaaaagaccgatttcgtagataaCTGCTCATGGCCAAACAAATGTCCTTAACAAAACTGGCCAACATGATGTATTTGACAAAATTACCCGGCCAGACGgtaatcccgggcagacggtaataacaaaattcatgccatttcaataacaaatactgttaaaataacaaaaaatgttatggattcttcttgaaaaatccatttttgcataagggtcaaataacagtttatgttataataacaaaatttgttattggtctgatattggtagacagccaaaacaactttgcaataacattttttgttatggaggaaTACCtcgaactgttattgggatgatcggattagttgttaaaataacaaaaaataataacaaagatttgttcgaaaaataactgaaaatgtgATTAGCctattattacaataacaatccaataacaaaaaaaaatcatagcgacgaataacaaatcttgttataaataacataaaatgttattggcctagtattttcaaatatcagaaaatattattcccaagttattaccgtctgctcgggataacgAAAttcataacaaatactgttaaaataacggaaactgttatggattcttcttgaaaaaccatttttgtataagagttgaataacagtttatgttatcataacaaaatttgtaattggtctgatattgattaaaagcaaaaacaacttaggaataacatcttttgttatggaaaaataactccaacttttattgggatgatcggattagttgctaaaataacaaaaaataataacgaaaatttgttcaaaaaataaccaaaacataacataaaatgtcattggcccagtattttcaaatatcaaaaaatgttattcccaagttatttccgcctGCTCTGGTAGTCAAAACGTATCCATAGTGCTAATCAAGTTtatcgaaattaaaaattataacagattatgttatgaaaagttgattaaaattttcccactgttttaattaaattgcaaaaataaataaataaccccgggcagacgataataacaaaattcatgccgtttcaataacaaatactgttaaaataacagaaagtgttgtgaaatcttcttgaaaaatccatttttccaaAAGACTTCAATAGAAGTTTCTTTTATCgtgacaaaatttgttattagtctgatattggttgaaagccaaaacaactttgaaataacattttttgttatggaagaatacctccaactgttgggatgatcggattagttgttaaattaacaaaaaataataacaaatatttgttccaggaaaaactaaaaatgttataagtctcttattaaaataacaatccaataacaaaaaactcataacgacgaataacaaatcttgtttaaaataacataaaaatttattatcctagtattttcaaatatgaaaaatgttataccaaagttatttccgtctgatcaggatgccatttcaataacaaatactgtaaaACATTACATAAAGTGTTATGGaaacttcttgaaaaatccatttttgcataagagtaaaataacagtttttgttatcataacaaaatttgttatcggtcagatattggttgaaagccaaaacaactttggaatatttttttgttatggaagaatacctacaactgttatgaggatgatcggattagttgtaaaaataacaaaaaataataacaatgattagcaaaaataacttaaaaatgttataagtctgttattacaataacaatccaataacaaaaaaatcaaaacgacgattaacaaattttgtattaaataacataaaatgtttttggtctagtatttttaaataacaaaaaaagttattaccaagttactccgtctgctcgggacatGTTTGGTTATgactaccgtaaaccggggtgactttgataggatttcaatttgtttttttgaatattttccaacaggtaagatttttctcatgattattatttttaaaacatgtactggggtaagccacacaaagtccatacactattttggaaaaaacgttgtttcaatagtgtttagaaaaagagttgagttaaaaattcttagtttaaattccggggtgactatcAACAtagttttgacaaagaactttgtcctaagggcactgtctacgggtgtcaatccaaaatttcgcgaagcgaaagtgtaacgatttgtgtaattgtttgaacgcttatatcttccacccaattcaagcaatctgcatgctttatccaccaaacgaaaggggaagtcttaaattgcaagttgactacctcacaaagttgataaaactttgttaaagtattcaaaagttaagatgaaaataaaaaatgaatgcaggaaaaatcccggctgctgattggctgagagcacttcacaaattttgccttgtctcctgctttcgtggaactgtcacgcgagaatgttgcaccactgttgccacattccatgcaaactatttaagctagcacttagcctcagaaaatttcagtacctACCGTGGGttcatcaaagacggatccacggtggtaattttattgctcacacacacacgcacacattgaaagacacagtttgtgcactaaattgggaggaattctgttctaatgaaaatttttaggaaggtcaccggaaaaccagaatgatttggggcaatggggttgggaccacatttataggatattggccgcacccggagtggccagtgccctcgggaaggttctaccggggggacattaatcgaaccatacattttgggacaatatgggtatcaaaattcatggtttttgaaactggtaatgaaaatggccagtttgaccggattggccacacccggagtggccagtgctctcgggaaggttctaccggggggacattaatcgaaccatacgacttggggcaatatgggtatcaaaattcatggtttttgaaactggtaatgaaaatggccagtgccctcgggaaggttctaccggggggacattaatcgaaccatacgacttggggcaatatgggtatcaaaattcatggtttttgaaactggtaataaaaattgccatttttgaccggattggccacacccggagtggccagtgccatcgggaaggttctatcgggtggacattaatcgaaccatacgacttgaggcggttctatcccattccccagaatgccattccccagaaatccattccccagaatggtcGATTCCCCAGAATGGTCGATTCCCCAGAAACTCATTCCGCAGAATGACCCATTCCCtagaaaaattttatttttattatgaatgtactttatttcaaaaaatgatcagtTTTAAAGTGTGAAGTATTTAGATTTGCCTTTTttgtgataactgctgacaaaagttaaatgttCCCTTCTTTAAACAAAGGAAAACGCTCTTAACTTGTGATGATTGCTGACGAAAGATGAATTTTCcctttaaagttgaatttttccttctttaaagaagggaaaactctcttgCCTGTCAGTATTGCTGACAAGAGTTTCATTTTCCCTTTGAagttgaattttcccttctttaaagaagggaaaactctcgtGACTGTCATAACTGCggacaaaagttgaaatttccctttaaagttgaatttcccttctttaaagaagagaTAACTCTCTTGACTGTCTgccgaaagtttaattttcccttTAATGTAGAATTTTCCTTTCTTTATAGAAGGGAAAACACTGTTGGCTTGTAATAAATCCAGCATGCTGACAATTTTACTTTAGAAGTTTTccctaaaaaaaattgtcattaGTTATCACAAGTCGAGAAGGCTTTTTTGAACCGAttctaaaattgaattaatGTTTAATATCATTATGCCAATTGACCATTATGCGTCAttatgccaaattatggtatgcCAAACGGCGCTATACTAAATGGCATTGTATCACATGGGAAACATAACATGTTTTTAAAGGTCataaatatttctggggaatgggtcattctggggaatggatcaTTCTGGGGATccattcgattaatgtccccccgttAGAACCTTTCCCATTGCGCTGGCTACTACGGGGTTGGCCAATTCGGTCAaactggccattttcattaccagtttcaaaaaccatgaatttcgatacccatattgccccaagtcgtatggttcgattaatgtccccccggtagaaccttcccgagagcactggccactccgggtgtggccaatccggtcaaactggccattttcattaccagtttcaaaaaccatgaattttgatacccatattgtcccaaaatgtatggttcgattaatgtccccccgatagaaccttcccgagggcactggccactccgggtgcggccaatccggtcaaaatggcaatttttattaccagtttcaaaaaccatgaattttgatacccatattgccccaagtcgtatggttcgattaatgtccccccggtagaaccttcccgagggcactggccattttcattaccagtttcaaaaaccatgaattttgatacccatattgccccaagtcgtatggttcgattaatgtccccccggtagaaccttcccgagagcactggccactccgggtgtggccaatccggtcaaactggccattttcattaccagtttcaaaaaccatgaattttgatacccatattgtcccaaaatgtatggttcgattaatgtccccccggtagaaccttcccgagggcactggccactccgggtgcggccaatccggtcaaaatggcaatttttattaccagtttcaaaaaccatgaattttgatacccatattgccccaagtcgtatggttcgattaatgtccccccggtagaaccttcccgagggcactggccactccgggtgcggccaatatcctataaatgtggtcccaaccccattgccccaaatcattctggttttccggtgaccttcctaaaaaatttcattggaacagaattcctcccaatttagtgcacaaactgtgtctttcaatgtgtgcgtgtgtgtgtgagcaataaaattaccaccgtggatccgtctttgatgaaaccacggaaggcactgaaattttctgaggctaagtgctagcttaaatagttcgcatgaaatgtggcaacatcgTGCAAATTTTGCCTACTCTGAGAGTCCTCTCCtgctttcgtggaactgtcacgcgagaatgttgcaccactgttgccacatttcatgcgaactatttaagctaacagatagcctcagaaaatttcagtacctACCGTGGGttcatcaaagacggatccacggtggtaattttattgctcacacacacacgcacacattgaaagacacagtttgtgcactaaattgggaggaattctgttctaatgaaaatttttaggaaggtcaccggaaaaccagaatg from Culex quinquefasciatus strain JHB chromosome 3, VPISU_Cqui_1.0_pri_paternal, whole genome shotgun sequence includes:
- the LOC6054663 gene encoding zinc finger protein rotund isoform X2, with product MYPWYREAPLSVGQICSPLTVAAAGTTTIKTETGYGDCMLDFHSKKTPSSFPWLSDATNNNDYSKANNNNNTSSNSTSNNSHHPQGHHLHHHHHHHHLHGLGTPNPALSCREDSKSAAASCAGSPRHHPGQNPNHPGGHHHPVSSSSSAGASEGATPDSGSTTATTAAIPNFNQMPVPGSVQGAQNPTQGLVHWMSAVMAEHMTSNSHHDPASVGMHYMWNGPVEQCGQHTKDMDAYSGWPAPRNHMSMKQGYEAKMNAVDHHHHHHHNNLQKGHMIDDGRLLDHHGMQSAAQMSQIYGARGAVSNGSPGGHHHVHPNSAAALLVVPQPINATKIGTGLPNGTGRKYQCKMCPQIFTSKADLQLHTQIHMREAKPYKCSQCNKAFANSSYLSQHTRIHLGIKPYRCEICQRKFTQLSHLQQHIRTHTGDKPYKCRHVGCQKAFSQLSNLQSHSRCHQTDKPFKCNSCYKCFSDEPSLLEHIPKHKESKHLKTHICQYCGKSYTQETYLSKHMQKHAERTDKRPPIGARSSNASINLAAGNSNNSTSNNNSSSTATTVVPPAMTNSGGGSGGAETPYWPKVSPDSAATMTDVMQQQQQQQQSQQQQHHDFSLTQNGTNQTPNGHSSGDLHHHRGGDEPVEDLVASGGRQNGGGMNGTGQISLPTSSTPMSAASGYDTSIATKATSNSAFTPIQAMPPGHLNSLQHHHQQLAQRPSYLYDAISFGQGQKSMQQSPSNAFPNQLISLHQIRNYAHQPGGGGGGLMAGEHLLGVTVGAGGKDKG